Proteins found in one Alicyclobacillus cycloheptanicus genomic segment:
- the yqfD gene encoding sporulation protein YqfD, with product MMARPGLWWFGSLHVELRGPGASAVIRELQRAGVALYEVRVGSRTCNLVISLQDFPALYRVCRQNGVKLRFLEKSGAPFFARALLRRKFLLLGLGLFVALVFLWSSMIWQVTVSGVEGEDVQAVVQAARDSGLYVGAWKRNIPDVNAVQQEMLAKLPDAIWVGVQIEGTKAQVKVVEKIPGVTERSEQPHSILVAKPGVIRRVIATRGQVLVHPGQAVQPGQVAISGSLGQGTHQVAASGKVLAEVWYQSKVQIPLQIQQNELTGESVTRTYLDIFGLSVRIWGWAEPRYPSAVERDEVTSWDIGDWVLPIQLKRVQVQQAQQTAYVRSLDEAQQEAVRMAAQDVRRQMQPGGVILGQRVLQRQVSRGKLYATILTRTEEDIGTAGPVASPSEPGDDST from the coding sequence ATGATGGCGCGGCCAGGGCTGTGGTGGTTCGGATCGCTGCATGTTGAACTGCGCGGGCCAGGGGCGTCCGCGGTGATTCGCGAACTGCAGCGGGCCGGCGTGGCGTTGTATGAAGTTCGGGTCGGATCCCGCACATGCAACCTCGTCATCTCCCTGCAGGATTTTCCTGCGCTCTATCGCGTCTGCAGACAAAACGGGGTGAAGCTGCGTTTTCTGGAGAAATCGGGGGCGCCGTTTTTTGCGCGTGCGCTGCTCCGTCGGAAATTCCTGCTGCTCGGACTGGGGCTGTTTGTCGCGCTCGTCTTCCTGTGGTCGTCGATGATTTGGCAAGTCACCGTGTCCGGTGTGGAAGGGGAAGATGTGCAGGCTGTCGTGCAGGCTGCCAGAGACAGTGGCTTGTACGTGGGCGCCTGGAAGCGCAACATCCCCGATGTCAACGCGGTACAGCAAGAGATGCTGGCCAAGCTGCCGGATGCGATTTGGGTTGGCGTACAGATTGAAGGGACCAAGGCACAGGTCAAGGTTGTAGAAAAAATCCCCGGCGTCACCGAGCGTTCGGAGCAGCCGCACAGTATTCTGGTCGCAAAACCCGGCGTAATTCGGCGCGTCATTGCGACGCGCGGGCAGGTGCTGGTTCACCCCGGACAAGCGGTGCAGCCTGGCCAAGTGGCGATTTCCGGCAGTCTTGGCCAAGGTACGCATCAAGTGGCGGCGAGCGGGAAAGTCCTTGCAGAAGTCTGGTACCAGTCCAAGGTGCAAATTCCGCTGCAGATTCAGCAGAACGAACTGACGGGCGAATCGGTCACGCGCACGTACCTCGACATCTTTGGTTTGTCCGTCCGGATTTGGGGCTGGGCAGAGCCGCGGTATCCGTCGGCGGTGGAGCGCGATGAGGTGACGTCCTGGGACATTGGCGACTGGGTCCTGCCCATTCAACTCAAGCGGGTGCAGGTGCAGCAGGCACAGCAGACCGCGTACGTCCGCTCGCTGGACGAAGCCCAGCAGGAGGCCGTTCGCATGGCGGCGCAGGACGTGAGGCGCCAGATGCAGCCCGGGGGGGTGATTCTCGGCCAGCGTGTTTTACAGCGACAAGTCTCGCGTGGTAAGCTATACGCAACGATTCTGACTCGAACGGAGGAAGACATCGGGACGGCTGGGCCCGTCGCGTCTCCTTCCGAACCAGGTGATGATTCGACCTGA
- a CDS encoding PhoH family protein has product MTKDEVVRKWAFANNDEAIAVLGPNDALLGLLDDAYEAKVTTRGTEVSFTGTESETDQMYAIVRAITQLSQLGVHLSEGDYRYAIDLAKRGTLDEMASLYAAEVATTYKGKPVRVKTLGQRQYVEAIRKHDIVFGVGPAGTGKTYLAVAMAVMALKKGEVKRILLTRPAVEAGENLGFLPGDLQEKVDPYLRPLYDALNDVYGLEQVQRARERGNIEIAPLAYMRGRTLDDSFVILDEAQNTTPEQMKMFLTRLGFGSKMVITGDVTQIDLPTGRQSGLIEATRILRDIPEIAFHFFTEQDVVRHHLVRKIIEAYEGANQPQVYV; this is encoded by the coding sequence TTGACAAAGGACGAAGTAGTCCGCAAATGGGCATTTGCGAACAATGATGAAGCCATCGCGGTGCTCGGACCGAATGACGCCTTGCTTGGCTTGCTGGATGACGCGTATGAAGCCAAGGTGACCACCCGCGGGACGGAAGTCAGTTTTACCGGAACCGAATCGGAGACCGACCAGATGTACGCCATTGTCCGGGCAATTACGCAATTGTCCCAACTGGGCGTACATTTGTCTGAGGGCGATTATCGGTATGCGATTGACCTCGCGAAACGAGGGACGCTGGACGAGATGGCGTCCCTGTATGCGGCCGAAGTCGCCACGACCTATAAAGGCAAACCCGTGCGTGTGAAAACGCTGGGCCAGCGGCAGTATGTCGAAGCCATTCGCAAGCATGACATCGTGTTTGGGGTTGGACCGGCAGGAACCGGAAAGACCTACCTCGCCGTCGCGATGGCGGTGATGGCGCTGAAGAAAGGTGAAGTCAAGCGCATTCTCCTCACGCGGCCTGCGGTCGAAGCCGGCGAGAACCTCGGCTTTCTGCCAGGGGACCTGCAGGAGAAGGTCGATCCGTATCTGCGTCCGCTCTATGACGCGTTAAACGACGTGTACGGGTTGGAACAAGTCCAGCGCGCCAGGGAACGCGGGAATATTGAAATTGCGCCGCTCGCCTACATGCGGGGCCGGACGCTGGATGATTCGTTTGTCATTCTCGACGAAGCGCAAAATACAACCCCTGAGCAAATGAAAATGTTTTTGACCCGGCTCGGGTTTGGATCCAAAATGGTGATCACAGGTGACGTTACACAGATCGACTTGCCGACGGGACGGCAGTCGGGGTTGATTGAGGCCACGCGCATTTTGCGCGACATCCCCGAGATTGCGTTCCACTTTTTCACGGAGCAGGATGTCGTACGCCATCACTTGGTCCGCAAGATTATCGAGGCGTACGAAGGGGCCAATCAGCCGCAGGTGTACGTGTAA
- a CDS encoding HD family phosphohydrolase — protein sequence MFSRWTQFLRQWIDDPRFRENQRVRLGIYIGLGVAMFLLLLGSVLPPRYQFTVGQTSPVTIVAPITAVDTVATKEAQEAAANRVQPQYTQSASVETKALQTLDSLFQTASQLAGDKNLTLSEKLATLTASAPKGVSSSTLQPLLTMSPQQVEVVQSVSERIVRDLLGAPFYKESLQEAQLLVDQQIVKYDLGRQSSLIVQDLVVSVLQPNMIYNQAATEAAKKAAERSVGDVYIHQGDVIVPKNGVVTQSVIDRMKDVGLYGNQHDYGMVLGFMAFVLISIGSLAAYIERRPPRRRLDNLMLLVTALVLLLMGIMISVTKDFMTAGAPTSAAYLEPVAVGSMLLAVLTDSSLAVVASFFVSLWFGAALGFNYWYAFIGFLSALVGAYSVAKVTHRGTFMRAGFLVAGINLLSILAMHLLQADNSADFRSFSLHAGLGLLNGVLCAVLTMGILPFFESAFGLLTAIRLLELSNPNNPLLRKVLLEAPGTYHHSLIVGNLAEAAAEIVGADPLICRVGAYYHDVGKTRRPLFFVENQMTKENPHEKIAPSLSHLIITSHVSDGLEMLQKAGLPKPIRDICATHHGTTILWYFYNKAKEQDKNGVVKIDDFRYPGPKPKTRECAIVMICDAVEAAVRSMSKPTPNRVEGVIRKIIRDRLQDGQLDECDLTLQDLDVMVPAFMKTLKGIYHARIEYPDPDKIRKEIAK from the coding sequence ATGTTTTCCAGATGGACACAGTTCTTGCGCCAGTGGATCGACGACCCGCGGTTTCGGGAGAATCAGCGGGTGCGCCTGGGAATTTATATAGGACTTGGCGTCGCGATGTTTCTGCTGCTGCTGGGGAGTGTCCTGCCGCCTCGCTATCAGTTCACGGTCGGGCAAACCAGTCCGGTGACCATTGTCGCGCCCATCACAGCCGTGGACACGGTGGCAACCAAAGAGGCCCAGGAAGCTGCAGCAAACCGCGTCCAGCCCCAGTATACCCAGTCTGCCTCGGTTGAAACGAAGGCACTGCAGACTTTGGATAGTCTTTTTCAAACAGCGTCTCAGCTGGCCGGCGACAAGAACCTGACGTTGTCTGAAAAGCTGGCGACGCTCACCGCGAGCGCACCAAAGGGTGTTTCGTCGAGCACATTGCAGCCTTTGCTGACGATGAGCCCCCAGCAAGTCGAAGTGGTACAGAGCGTGTCTGAGCGGATTGTCCGGGACTTGCTGGGTGCGCCGTTTTACAAGGAATCGCTGCAGGAGGCGCAGCTGCTTGTCGACCAGCAAATCGTCAAGTACGATCTCGGCCGTCAGTCCAGTTTGATTGTCCAGGACCTGGTGGTCAGTGTGCTGCAGCCGAACATGATTTACAACCAGGCGGCGACGGAGGCGGCGAAAAAGGCGGCGGAGCGTTCTGTCGGGGATGTGTACATCCATCAGGGGGATGTCATCGTTCCAAAGAACGGGGTGGTTACGCAAAGCGTGATCGACCGGATGAAGGACGTCGGATTGTACGGCAACCAGCACGACTATGGGATGGTGCTGGGCTTTATGGCGTTTGTCCTCATCTCGATTGGGTCGCTGGCTGCGTATATCGAGCGGCGGCCGCCGCGGCGCCGGCTCGACAACTTGATGCTGCTGGTGACAGCCCTGGTGCTGCTGTTGATGGGCATTATGATCAGCGTCACCAAAGACTTCATGACCGCGGGTGCGCCGACGTCGGCGGCGTACCTCGAACCGGTCGCGGTGGGGTCAATGCTGCTCGCCGTGCTGACGGATTCGTCGCTGGCTGTGGTCGCATCGTTCTTTGTGTCGCTGTGGTTTGGGGCCGCGCTTGGATTTAACTACTGGTACGCGTTCATCGGGTTTTTGAGTGCGCTGGTGGGCGCCTACAGCGTGGCCAAGGTGACGCACCGCGGGACGTTCATGCGCGCCGGCTTTTTGGTGGCGGGTATCAATTTGTTGTCTATCCTTGCCATGCACCTGCTGCAAGCGGATAATAGCGCAGATTTTCGGTCGTTTTCGCTGCACGCGGGGCTCGGGTTGCTCAACGGCGTCCTGTGCGCCGTGTTGACGATGGGCATCCTGCCGTTTTTTGAAAGTGCGTTTGGACTCTTGACGGCGATTCGTCTGCTCGAACTGTCGAATCCGAACAACCCGCTGCTGCGCAAAGTGCTGCTGGAAGCGCCAGGAACGTATCACCACAGCCTGATTGTGGGCAATCTGGCCGAAGCCGCAGCGGAAATCGTCGGGGCCGACCCGCTCATCTGCCGCGTCGGCGCGTACTACCACGACGTTGGCAAGACGCGGCGCCCGTTGTTCTTCGTGGAGAACCAGATGACCAAGGAAAACCCGCACGAGAAAATCGCGCCGAGCTTGAGTCATCTCATCATTACCTCACACGTGTCGGACGGACTGGAAATGCTGCAGAAGGCCGGGCTGCCCAAACCGATTCGCGACATTTGCGCGACGCATCACGGGACGACCATTCTTTGGTATTTTTACAACAAGGCCAAGGAGCAGGATAAGAACGGGGTCGTCAAAATTGATGATTTCCGCTACCCGGGTCCGAAACCGAAAACGCGGGAGTGCGCGATTGTCATGATTTGCGATGCCGTGGAAGCGGCGGTGCGGAGCATGTCCAAGCCGACCCCCAACCGGGTGGAGGGCGTGATCAGAAAAATTATTCGCGACCGCCTGCAGGACGGTCAATTGGACGAGTGTGACTTGACGTTGCAGGACCTTGACGTCATGGTGCCAGCGTTCATGAAGACGTTGAAGGGGATTTATCACGCACGTATCGAATACCCCGATCCGGACAAGATCCGAAAGGAGATTGCGAAGTGA
- the ybeY gene encoding rRNA maturation RNase YbeY: MRVEDAPPAVTDEAFVTRVLAAAAARIEVSGEVSVSFVSDEEIHELNRTYRNVDRPTDVLSFAMEEEEFAPGLRVLGDIVVSLPTARRQAEAYGHGLEREVAFLLVHGFLHLNGYDHETEADEERMFALQEEVLADVGLTR, translated from the coding sequence GTGCGCGTCGAAGACGCGCCGCCTGCGGTGACCGACGAAGCGTTTGTCACGCGCGTTCTGGCGGCGGCCGCGGCACGCATCGAGGTGTCAGGTGAGGTATCTGTGTCCTTTGTGTCAGACGAAGAGATTCACGAACTGAACCGCACCTACCGCAATGTGGACAGGCCTACAGATGTGCTGAGTTTTGCCATGGAAGAAGAAGAATTTGCACCCGGGCTGCGGGTGCTCGGCGATATTGTCGTGAGCCTGCCGACGGCGCGCCGGCAGGCGGAAGCGTACGGGCATGGGCTCGAGCGGGAGGTCGCTTTTCTCTTGGTGCACGGGTTTCTTCATCTCAATGGGTACGATCACGAAACCGAAGCGGACGAAGAGCGGATGTTTGCGTTACAGGAAGAGGTCCTGGCGGACGTCGGGCTGACCCGATGA
- a CDS encoding diacylglycerol kinase family protein, with translation MERNMKVHFAAALCVMVFNLIVRPALLFVMLDVLACTVVISAELVNTALEALANHLAAGRQLRAIQVAKDAAAGSVLLLAAGALVVGVYVGWQTWPWQWRLLTMQHAAGMVVTLCALVLLLWAVAGAIFAKDSIRQEAVQ, from the coding sequence ATGGAACGCAACATGAAAGTGCACTTCGCGGCGGCCCTGTGTGTCATGGTCTTCAACTTGATTGTGCGGCCGGCGCTGTTGTTCGTCATGCTCGACGTACTCGCTTGCACCGTGGTGATTTCGGCAGAGCTTGTCAATACCGCACTGGAAGCGCTCGCCAATCACCTCGCCGCGGGCCGGCAGCTGCGCGCCATCCAGGTGGCGAAGGATGCAGCCGCCGGCAGCGTGCTGCTGCTCGCGGCTGGCGCGCTGGTCGTGGGTGTTTACGTGGGGTGGCAAACATGGCCGTGGCAGTGGCGGTTGTTGACGATGCAGCACGCAGCAGGCATGGTCGTAACACTGTGCGCGTTGGTCCTCCTGTTGTGGGCGGTGGCCGGTGCGATATTTGCAAAAGACTCGATTCGTCAGGAGGCGGTTCAGTAA
- the era gene encoding GTPase Era, with the protein MANGGKAPQKIKYRSGFAAIVGRPNVGKSTLLNALIGRKVAIMSNRPQTTRNRIHGVLTTDEAQLIFIDTPGLHKPHHKLGELMVTAAENALKEVDVVLVVCDATENRPDLDRPVIDRLRDVQTPVYLVINKVDAVPKPELLKFIDTYRTLYPFQEIVPVSARKGTQLEALKQLILEQMPEGPKYYPDDMVTDHPEQFIIAEVIREKVLHLTREEVPHSVMVEIEQLERRDPGGILYVGAVIYTERNSQKGILIGKRGAMLKQVGQLARQELEALLGSKIYMELWVKVKKDWRNEPGWLRRFGFEERD; encoded by the coding sequence ATGGCAAATGGGGGCAAGGCACCTCAGAAAATCAAGTATCGGTCGGGGTTTGCGGCAATCGTTGGGCGCCCGAACGTCGGGAAGTCCACCTTGCTCAACGCCTTGATTGGTCGGAAAGTTGCGATTATGTCGAACCGTCCCCAGACGACGCGAAATCGAATCCACGGGGTCCTGACGACGGACGAGGCGCAGTTGATATTTATCGACACGCCTGGTCTCCACAAGCCGCATCACAAGCTTGGGGAGCTGATGGTGACCGCGGCGGAGAACGCGTTGAAAGAAGTGGACGTGGTGCTGGTGGTGTGCGATGCTACCGAGAACCGCCCCGATTTGGACCGGCCCGTGATTGACCGCCTGCGGGACGTGCAAACCCCCGTCTACCTCGTTATCAACAAGGTCGACGCAGTGCCCAAACCAGAATTGCTTAAGTTCATTGACACGTACCGCACGCTCTACCCATTCCAGGAGATTGTCCCCGTGAGTGCGCGCAAGGGTACGCAGCTGGAGGCGTTGAAGCAGCTGATTCTCGAACAGATGCCCGAAGGGCCCAAGTATTACCCGGACGACATGGTGACCGACCATCCGGAGCAGTTCATCATCGCGGAAGTCATTCGGGAGAAGGTGCTGCACCTGACGCGGGAAGAAGTGCCGCACTCGGTGATGGTGGAGATTGAGCAGCTGGAACGCCGCGATCCCGGCGGGATTTTGTACGTCGGCGCCGTGATCTACACAGAGCGCAACAGCCAGAAGGGGATTTTGATTGGCAAGCGCGGCGCCATGCTGAAGCAGGTCGGACAGTTGGCCCGTCAGGAGCTGGAGGCGCTGCTCGGCTCAAAAATTTACATGGAGTTGTGGGTGAAGGTGAAAAAGGACTGGCGCAATGAACCGGGTTGGCTGAGACGCTTCGGCTTTGAAGAGCGCGACTAG
- the recO gene encoding DNA repair protein RecO, which produces MIYNTEAVVIRSIAYGETHAIVTLLTPNGTVAAMARGAKKPQSRLAAGVQLFVKGMYTLYQNRGMGSLNQVEILDARRPLRENLDLAAYAAYFCELVHAVAEERPHGSHAVYTQFEGALQRLLAEPAMAGVFARVWEAKVLRMSGASPDWTRCVRCTQPLEGTVGYSSTEGGFLCQRCQAADEAVGVRSRLIPASPALPRALESFSRVPWERLGQIRLSEASRRTLNEILRAQLLDFAGLSLKSRTILESITNE; this is translated from the coding sequence TTGATTTATAACACAGAAGCGGTCGTCATTCGGTCGATCGCGTACGGCGAAACGCATGCGATTGTCACCTTGCTGACACCAAACGGAACAGTGGCTGCGATGGCGCGGGGTGCCAAAAAGCCGCAAAGCCGTCTGGCAGCTGGTGTCCAACTGTTTGTGAAGGGAATGTATACGCTGTATCAGAACCGCGGGATGGGCAGTCTCAACCAGGTCGAAATCCTGGATGCCAGGCGGCCCTTGCGCGAAAATCTTGACCTGGCGGCTTATGCCGCCTATTTTTGTGAACTGGTGCACGCGGTCGCGGAAGAACGCCCGCATGGTTCGCATGCGGTGTACACGCAGTTCGAGGGTGCACTTCAGCGGCTGCTGGCCGAGCCGGCCATGGCCGGCGTATTTGCGCGGGTGTGGGAGGCCAAGGTGCTGCGGATGAGTGGTGCCAGTCCAGATTGGACACGCTGTGTGCGATGCACCCAGCCCCTGGAAGGGACCGTCGGCTACAGCAGCACGGAGGGCGGGTTTCTCTGTCAGCGCTGCCAAGCGGCAGATGAGGCCGTTGGTGTGCGAAGCCGGCTCATTCCAGCAAGTCCGGCGCTGCCCCGCGCGCTGGAGAGCTTCAGCCGGGTCCCGTGGGAGCGGCTCGGTCAGATTCGGCTGTCGGAAGCAAGCCGGCGCACGCTGAATGAAATTCTGCGCGCTCAGCTGCTGGACTTTGCGGGATTATCCCTCAAGTCTCGTACGATTCTCGAAAGCATCACCAACGAATAA
- a CDS encoding helix-turn-helix transcriptional regulator, translating into MKKIELSKRQETILEIVKRKGPITGEQIAEQLSLTRATLRPDLAILTMAGFLDARPRVGYFYSGKKNADLFGESLRKLRVRDYKSVPTVIEETSSAYDAVVTLFTEDVGTLIVVRSGQLVGVVSRKDLLKVAIGGNDIHKVPVSLVMTRTPNVVTVDVDASLYDAAVLMMRHEVDSLPVVRDSGNEVVGRVSKTTITRAFVELGQYRDV; encoded by the coding sequence GTGAAGAAAATCGAACTGTCGAAGCGCCAAGAAACCATTCTCGAGATTGTTAAACGAAAGGGCCCTATTACAGGCGAACAGATTGCGGAACAGTTGTCGCTGACGCGGGCCACGCTGCGGCCCGACCTGGCGATTCTGACCATGGCCGGGTTTCTCGATGCACGGCCGCGCGTCGGCTACTTTTACAGCGGCAAGAAGAACGCCGACTTGTTCGGGGAAAGCCTGCGCAAACTGCGGGTCCGCGATTATAAATCGGTTCCGACGGTGATTGAGGAAACCAGCTCCGCGTACGACGCCGTCGTGACGCTCTTTACGGAAGACGTCGGCACGTTGATTGTGGTGCGCAGCGGGCAGCTGGTCGGTGTCGTCTCGCGAAAGGATTTATTGAAGGTGGCCATCGGCGGGAACGACATTCACAAGGTTCCGGTCAGTCTCGTCATGACGCGAACCCCGAACGTCGTCACTGTGGATGTGGATGCTTCGCTGTACGATGCGGCCGTGCTGATGATGCGGCACGAGGTGGACTCGCTGCCGGTCGTGCGAGACAGCGGAAACGAGGTGGTGGGACGGGTGTCGAAAACGACCATCACCCGCGCATTTGTGGAACTTGGCCAATACCGGGACGTATGA
- a CDS encoding pyruvate, water dikinase regulatory protein translates to MPIVYIVSDSVGETAEFVARAAASQFDGGQVDLRRVSHVHETSVIDETVQSAKEEGALIAFTLVLPELRAYLTAAAGEAGVRTVDIMGPMIDALEDLIGQPPHGKPGLVHQLDEEYFRRVEAIEFAVKYDDGRDPRGLTRADIILVGVSRTSKTPLSMYLAHRRMRVANVPLVPEVQPPDELFQLKDKRKIVGLTIRPEKLNLIRQERLKALGLTPQASYASYERISSELEYAEEIMRRLNCPVIDVSDRAVEETAGIILEIVARKGRQA, encoded by the coding sequence ATGCCGATTGTGTACATCGTATCAGATTCTGTTGGAGAGACGGCCGAATTTGTGGCCCGCGCTGCCGCCAGTCAGTTTGACGGCGGCCAGGTCGACCTGCGGCGCGTTTCGCATGTCCATGAGACGTCTGTCATTGATGAGACGGTACAAAGCGCCAAGGAAGAGGGTGCGCTCATCGCGTTCACCCTGGTGCTGCCAGAACTGCGGGCGTACCTGACGGCGGCAGCCGGCGAAGCCGGGGTTCGCACCGTAGACATCATGGGTCCGATGATTGACGCACTCGAGGACTTGATCGGGCAGCCCCCACATGGGAAACCAGGCCTGGTTCACCAGTTGGACGAAGAGTATTTTCGCCGGGTGGAAGCCATTGAGTTCGCTGTCAAGTACGACGACGGTCGTGATCCGCGGGGATTGACCCGAGCCGACATCATCTTGGTCGGCGTCTCCCGCACGTCGAAAACCCCGCTCAGCATGTACCTGGCGCACCGGCGGATGCGCGTCGCCAACGTGCCGCTCGTGCCGGAGGTTCAGCCCCCGGATGAGTTGTTCCAATTGAAAGACAAGCGAAAAATTGTCGGCCTGACCATTCGCCCGGAGAAGCTGAACTTGATTCGACAGGAGCGCTTAAAAGCGTTGGGCCTCACCCCGCAGGCGAGTTACGCGAGCTACGAACGAATCTCTTCCGAGCTGGAGTATGCAGAGGAAATCATGCGCCGGCTGAATTGTCCCGTGATTGATGTGAGCGACCGAGCGGTGGAGGAAACCGCCGGGATCATCCTGGAGATTGTGGCGCGAAAGGGGCGGCAGGCATGA